In Scleropages formosus chromosome 6, fSclFor1.1, whole genome shotgun sequence, the genomic stretch ACGCCTCCATCTCACGCACACGTATGACGGCTAGACGCGCTCGTGACTGATATTGTATATGCAAACTCGAACGAGGCGCACCTCGTCCAGTGTTTGGTACACACGCGATATATATAAGACATAACGCATCATAatttccatgcaaaaaaaaaccctcccaagaagaagaagctgtgcgtgtgtgaattACACATCTGCTGATctgggcgttttttttttttttcttctggatgGTGCGGACTGTGACTGCGTCCCTGGGAACAAGTTCCCCCGAACGGCAGCGCCGCGATGACTCAAAGAGACGAGGCAGAGGAGGATGCTGCTGAGGATGCTGACAATGccagcagctgtgtgtctttgtgccaAGCTCCAAGAATTGTGGCTATGTATTTACAGCGCACGCGccgaaataaacacacacataatgatGTTATGTACACAACTTGTGTAccagcagaaataataataacaataataataataataataataatatacttaCATAATAATAAGACTCTCTGGGTAAAAATTTTTCTCAGAGCAGGTGTGAGGTGTCCTCCTACTAGCCCATTTCTCCCCAGCGCGGAGGCATTTTCGGTCTTCAAAGCCTAGTAAAAGCGACAGTAATGATTTACTCAAATTCGGCTCTTTtacttgatgtttttttgtgtgcgtgtgtgtgggcaggTGGGGAGGCTGTCTGCTTATCGCGGACTGGGTGCCCCTCCGCGCATGTTGCTTCCTTCCTTGTGTATCGAGCGGATACTTGAACGGCTCTAACTTGGTGGCCCTGCTGCTACCTCGGGGTCCTAGCGCCCCTCTTCGCACCGCTCTGCATTTCTATTTGTTCATTGGTGCTGCAACAGGTTGGATCTTCTTTCAGTTTCTATATCAGGTGTTTGATCGTTCTATCTCATTGTGAGCCAGGAAAGACACAGTGACAGAAGAGTAGCGTAATAAAATGCCAGCCTTGATTCATCCTGTACTGCTGTGTGTTCAGAGTTTTTAAACCATTTGCCATTTGCAACCCAATATTGAATAACAAAAGCACTTAAGTGCGCCGTGTTAATTCAGAGCAGCAAACTACTGTAAATTGTTAAGTGTCTGGAACGGACCCCGACTCCGAGTCTATTTAGTAAAGTGCTGGAATAGATTCTCCACAGGAAGAATATTTTACCTCGTATCTCTAACTGCTTAATGGCTTCAGAGAAAAGAACTTCCACACCCTTTGGAGCAGGCCTATAGGATTTTTCCCTTTCAATGAAAGGCTTCAGTTTTATGTAATATGAATTAATAGGGGAAAAATTATAGTGTAAGGTGAATTTAACATGTCCTGCAATATATGTGGACATAAGCATGAATTACAGGCTCAGAAGACAAATGCTCACTTGAAATCACAGCACTACTTGAATTTAGAACCACAGCAtataattaattgtaatattttgtcagGTTTATTTATGTGTAATGTGTGGCAGGGCAAACAGAAACTTCTTCCTTTACATCAGTACATGAGCTTCCTATTCATCATTTCTATAAGACATAAAATACTGTCTTTTATTTGTACACAACAGTTCTGTGTGCAAGACAGTGAGAGGGAGAAAGGGAAAGGGGGAATATGGaagtggaaaatgtgtgtataacttTAAAGTTATAAAAGATTTATTAGGATAGGTGCCCAATTTAGAAGCAGATGAAGTTTCCATGACAACTGAAACTGTAATCTGtctttgctgcagtaaaaatatccgTTATGAGCACCTTAAAAATCTATTTAGCTATTGCCATattagaagtttttttttagttgtgagCATGTCTCTCAAGTTCTGTGTTACTGAACTGACCAGAGAAGTGTTATGAATGGACTTTTAataattgtgttcatttttgtaAGCCTCAGTAAGGTGATGCTACTTTGatccaaaatatataaatcagaTGTGAGATCTGTATATCAGCACAGTACATCTGTATGTAGTGAGGTGTAATGGCTTGTGTACTGCTTTCCCACTAACATTTATTGGACAGGACAGTACCATTCCCCCTGGCTTTGTGAGcagttcaagtttttttttttctttttttaagtgttgTGAGTCAGACCATACTGAGTTGAAAAACAGACTGCTCCCTCAAGTCATGTTAACCCACATTACTAGGCTATGATGCATAGTCATGACAACATACTGATACATTCTCAACCTGTACACTGGGTCCTCcatttataaacacatttttggaagccaaaaatctataaaaatgtaatacagaCATCAATTTACTATTTAGGTTTTGCAAAAGCCTAACGTATACTTAGAAAGATaaagttaaaatgaattaaatatttcctgTAAGACTATTTTTCATCAACAGATGATCCTAccatattaaaaagaaatttttatgcatgacaatgataaAACTAACATAGTTTagaatatttgtaataaaacaaGCATTTCTAACTTGTCCTGAATtgctacattttcattcattcacacacacacattttcggaaccgcttgtcccatacggggtcgcggggaaccggagcctacccggtaacacagggcgtagggacacacccaggacgggatgccagtccgccgcaaggcaccccaagcgggactcaaaccccagacccaccggagagcgggaccaggtccaacccactgcgccaccacaccccccttcattcattcattcattttcaataacttcTTGTGCAGTGCAGATTTGCGGAGATGCTATCATACAATCTACAAACTATGAGCACAATATGGTTCCAGTTGTTTTTTAGGTGTTGTAATAAAAAACATCAAATCTAAGACAAGTTTCAAAATTTCTAGTACTCAAGTCCTAGAACACTTGTATGCCCTAGAACAGTGGTGACTTAACCTCAAGTCTGAGTATAGCCAAAAGCAAGTCATCCAAATCCAAAGTATATATCAATTAAAGTTCAAGTCTGTGTTCAAGTCAGCATTGTCTATGTTTTAGTTTgtaagtctgtttttttttcagttttcactgaaaaaaggaaaatatttctgtgtggAACTACACGAGGAGAGGAACTAATGATTTATCATCTTTCTATATGCAGAAAAATTTTGCTAAAAATTATAATTAGgaaggcacagtggtgcagcaggtagcatgaGTGCCTCACAGGACCTGGTTTGTGCGATGAAGATGTCGTTTCAATCTGTGTggaatctgcatgttctcttcattttcATGTGGCTTTACACCAGGCACTTTGGCtttctcccacattccaaagacatttttcagatgaAAAGATGACTGAATTCATATTCAAGGTGTACTCTGCTGTACACTATGCCTCTGAGATGGCTCCACACAGCTGGAACCCTGTGTAATAAGAAGCATGAATATTAGCAGTGAAAAAacttaaacattattttaatgcCCTGTGTGCCAGTTGGCACAAGAGAATTTACAGAACTGAATGTCATGTGACTCACCATTGACACCAAGAAGATAATTCGACTAATGCCTAAGTAATCGGATGTAcagttgttttttattgtttgaaatTTTTCGAAGGTGAAATGTCCTGGAAAAAGCATTTATGTGGTTGGTTACAGTGTCCATTTGTCCAGttcaaaatttttcataatCATTCATATAGCTTTTTTGTAAGGATGAGAAAAATTTTACCAGCTAGCAAATTGCTGCCGTGATCATGTGCGTCATTTTCTATTCGATTATACACGAAAATGTATGCACACTAAGATTTCACCGTTACAAAATTATTAAGAAAATTTTAGGCTGTGGCGCTTTCCTCAGAAGCCAAGGCAAGACCATCTCTCGTGGAAAACTACAATTTTTCGTGACTACTACGTTCGTTTCCTTGAATAACGTTacaatgattttatttttttaaagaaaattaaagcacataGCCAAAGTAAAATACTACTTGGACAAAGTACACTACATtctagaataaataaaaacaagacagaaaaaaaaaaaatcctattacAGAACAAAAGACCACAGACGCCTCAGCCTCCTCGTTCACGAGCTGTGCACGAATTCGACCACTGTCACGTGAAGGAACATGGCTTCGATCACGTGACAAGCACGAGCGCAGAAACGGGAAGTTAAAGATTCCAAACAATTGGGAGCGCTCGCAGAATCGGGTGAgctatgattttaaaatataaactgcGCCCGTATGTCAGTCGAGTTATGCCTATGGTCTTTGTTTCTCCTGTGTTCCGTGCAGTTGTATAACGCATGGCATGCCTGCGGGAGTGGCAGTGCTGATCGTGGATgactgcaaacaaaaatgtgccAGTATCTTTTAGAACATTTTTGTGTTATGGACTGTACACgttttgctttgcattttttttaaaataattttaaagataTAAGGGTTCTCTACcttgttgtgtttgttgttaCTCGATCATGCGCATTCAAcattaattgtgtgtgtgtgtgtgtgattaaactAAGGGATGACACAATGGGCTCAGCGGTGGAGAGAACGGATGATATGGTGAGGGAATACCTGACGTTCCGGGGCTTCACCAGCACTCTCAAGCTCCTGGATGCTGAAATAAAAGCTGACAAGGAGAAAGGATTCCgagtaagttttttttaaataaaaaaaagttaaaaacccTCAGAGATGCTACCATGACATGTCACATACATAGTGGTTGTTTTACTGGCACTGCTAGATCATGTTAAGATCAGTCTGTCTCTTTGTGTGAGCAGTGatgaacagttttgttttgtactACACTAGTAGAGTAGTGCATTGTAAAACCTAATGCTTTATTCTATGTAGGTGGATAAAATCATCGATCAGCTCCATCAGTTCATCCAGGCTTACGATCTGTCCGCGCTGAAGGAGTACTGGGGTTACCTGGACCGGCGACTTTTCTGTCGGTTAGAAGACGTGTACCGACCCACAGTCAATAAGCTCAGAACAAGTCTGTTCCGCTACTACCTTGTTCATACAGTGCAGGTACTGTGGTTTCCCCTGGCAACTGCATAACAGTGCAGCATTCTGGCAAGCACAGTGACACTGACTTGTATGGTCTTCTACTTCATTATGACTTCTGGTTTTAGCAACATTtcgcatgtctgtgtgtgatgcTTTTCGCTAAATGCTTGTGTGAAAGTTGAGTTCTGTAGGTCATATGGAGCCGCCTATCATAAAACTTAGTAACGCGTGTAGTAACTTGCTGTGTGCTACATTAGCTCGACATTTAGTGTCCTTCAGGTGGTCGGCTTTTTCCCATAATTTGAAgactttatatataatttagtgGATTGCGCAAGACctggaaatacagtatatcccCCACGAGTACAGTTTATTATTAGCATATCCAGTCAAATTTAATTCAGCCGATATTCGTAAAATCTACCATACGTTCTTTTTGGGATTAAtgcttacatttccatttactttaTCAGAAAACAAgattacacagctgtatttgCAATGACTGAAATAAGTTGTAAAATAGGTTCACgcaggaaatggggaaaaatggaaTAGagtaataactgaaaaacaaagatcCCAATAGTCTGCATCAGGTCGAATTTTGTATCATGTAAGccacttatatttacattcatattttaattttattttatttatattcctCCAGTCAAACCGCATTGAAAAAACCCAGGAGTTCTTTCATAAGCAAGGTCTCGAGCTACAAGGACATGCCGAGTGGCGGGATTGGTTTATCTTGCCCTTCATACAGTCTCCTGAGCAGAATCCTGTGTTCTCGCCCTATTTTACTCGCCAGTGGGCCGACACCTTTCTGGTGTCATTGCACAATTTCCTCAGCGTGCTTTTCCAGTGCATGCATATCCTTTTTGTCCTTTGTTAGAAGTTTCACTTGCTCTCACTGCACTGAAATGACAACTTGTCTTATATAAATGCTTGTTTTACTTGACAGTATGTAATCcatttcacatgttttttttttttttttttggtctttggAGAACGTCATTTTCAAGAAGTTCATGTTTTTGTGGTAATTTAAATAAGTCATTGCTTCATTTTGATACTGGAGCAACTTTTGCGAAATGAAAAGACAACGTAATGCCTTGACAAATTCACCCCATCCTGTACTTCTGAGCTTTGATGCTGAAGTTCAGAGGACCATCAGTCTGCAGGAGGAAAACGAACAGTTGCGGCAAATGGTAAAGTGCGTGATAACGTGATATCGGTAAAACTGCCAAAAAGAAAACGTTGATGACTTCTGCATGTATAAAATCAAggtatgtaaaatataaattcatgCCTTGTCTCCTCTGTCCGTCAGCTGTTTGCTCTGCAGGTGGAACCACGCATGAAGAAAGATGAGGAGATAGTGCATCACAAACTTCCTCCTTATGTACAAAACATGGATCGACTGGGCGACACTGAGCTGTGAGGATTGCTTTTAAGAATGGACTCACTAATGTGGTGGAGGGTGTTGCAGTAttttacactgtacactggaaAATTCACAAAATGGACTCTGTGCACTTTTATGCATTACAGAAGCTCACATTACAAGACAGGAAacttgtcattttaatatttgttgcatttcccaataaatgagggaaaatagcttaaaagtaacttttttttttttaagaaacgtTTTTAGTATTTCTGTCTTCATTTATCTTTTAGATCTTTCATTAGTAAAATCTCTAacttgtaaaagtaaaaatttcacGCATAAAACCTGTCCCTTTTTTCCCTATTTGTCTTGTACATCTGATAATATTTATCTAAAGTGCACATTTTTATCTTAGTCAAGCACTCTGAAGCCAGATACCATTTCATGAAATAAACAACTTAAAGCaggaaacatgtttaaaaaaaaaaaaaaaaaaagggtgaaatAATACATCATTTGTTTCAAGCCTTTGTTATTCTGTCCAAGCAAGATAACTGTTATAcaggtaaatgtttaaatgaagcACACAAAGGTATTTTAGGTCTTTGGCTAATAAGTCAAAGAAAGATTTCATTAGAACCATACCAGTTAAACATGTCTTGCTGTTGTCAGGGAAACCAATTTGTGATATTAAAGCTTTAAGTTCAACACAAGATGATGaaatctgaataaaaatgtcagcctCAACAGCTCTGTCGTGCTGGTTATTTTACTGCAGGGATCTGGTGTCTAGCCAGCACAATGTCAGCGTGACCACCCAGTCTCGGAACTTCCTGTCCACACTACTCCCACAAGGAAAGCGGGCATCTGGCAAAATAGCCCAGGGGCCTGGTTCTTCACCAACACAGTCCTCCGTCGGGAGGAGTGACACTGGGGCCGGTCAAGTGAGTATGTGAGATCTGCAGAACAGGGAACCTTTCATGGTGAAATCATATGGGTAACAATATCAAGTCAAGAACAATATCAATATCTTGACAACAATATCTTGAGTGTGTGAGGAAGTAAATTGGGAGGTGGTAGTTTAAAAGGCTCAAAAAATTATAGAGTATTTCCTCTGAACTGAGAGCAAAATCTAAAGCAAAAGTGAAACTGGATGTAGAATTTTCTGAATTGTAACAGTATTGAGATTGAATGATAAGTCTTAAGATGGAGATTAAAAGTATTGTTTGgatcttttaatatttaatttactgtgggAATAACTTAATTTTAAGGAAGAATACCTTGGGTAAAGGAACTTCCTCTAATTTTAGTCATTGAAGGCCAAGGAAGTTCCGCTGCCTAAGGAATCCAAAGTTGTGTCCTGTTCAGGAGGAGCCAGTGACCAGCCACCCATTCACTCTAGGCAGCGAAGATACCAAGATCatgagaaggaaaggaaagagcTGTTCTCCAAGCCTCTCACTCAGGTGTGACCACCTGTCTTCAAGGAACATGGAAGCAGAGCAAAATGCTTCATATATTCTTGGGATTTTAATGTAGGGATGTTGAGCAGATCACCTCCACACTATTAAGAGTATTTGCATCAActcagaatggggaaaaaaattgcagctaCATAAATTAGTATTCTGAGGAGCCTGTAGATAATTTCAATAACTGTTCCATCCTTGTCTATAGTCAGTAATCTAGtctttttatgtaatttacatcacacaagcaTGTGAAATTGATGCTGATGGGTTATGCTGACAGGAGTCTATAGATAGTGAGGTAGCTTTAGCTTTGGGATGGAACTATCACACTTGCATGTCTGTAAGACAGCTATAAAGTTGGTAAACATGCAGTTGCACTCCCTGCAAGAATACTAACAATTCATtatgtggtttttatttttttatggtaTCCTCATTAGAAGGGAGAGAGTACTGATACCGAGCCCCAACCAGAGGGTGCAGCTGACACTCCGGATGTGCCAAGCAGTCAAGTTCAAGCTGTTGCAGAAGGTGCTGGACTTGTTGAGCAGCCCTTCATTAAGCTGAGTCAGGAGGAATATGGAGAACATCACTCATCCATCATGCACTGCAGGTGGGTATCAGTGCATAAGACAGTGTTTGAAGAGACTCATGCTCAGATACCCAAGAAGATTCATTATTTTCAGATCTTAAATCTGTCTTGCACAATAttgcctgtttgtttttaagaaGAATTGGTCTTATTATTCAGTCTTTGCCATGATGGATGATTCATTCTCTGTCTTTCAAGATTTTACATACTTCAGGTTTTAATACTCCCTTCTATATGTTTTTCAGGGTGGACTGTTCAGGAAGGAGAGTGGCCAGTCTCGATGTGGATGGCGTCATCAAGGTGTGGTCTTTCAATCCGATGATGCAGACTAAGGCCACCATCATGTCCAAATCTCCACTTTTGTCTCTGGAATGGGCCACTAAACCAGACAGACTGGTATGTGTATTACTTGGCCGTCTGTTATCTAGGtctcattcatttgttcatttttttataattcCTCATGTAGTGTTTTGTCAGTCCAGAATAtattaaatcatatttttttataattttatgttaataCCTCTCagttcaaatatatatatttcaacaGTGGTAACCAAAATATTGTCATGGAAAACATCTTTCCCAGAAAAACTGACTACAGAAGGTCACCTGGGATGACGGTGACAATAGGCAGCATCAGCGTTGCTTTCTATTAGAATGAGTTGCACTGTATAAAAAAGGATATAGCATAACTTTTACATCACAATTTCTGGAAAATATGGTAAAGTACTATTTGACAGCTGAATGTATTTCACAACTCAGTTACATTTTAATCATATGCCACCTGTTTACTGTACCTAAATGTTACTTTTTGTGAGTTCTTGAAATTTTCCAGTTATTTGATTATAATGAATTTTACCATTAATGGTGACACTGTGAaaattttgttatgtttttggtCTGTGGtgctgaatttgtttttatttgtggtCAGCTGTTACTGGGCAGCGGTGTAGGGACAGTACGCCTGTATGACACAGAAGCTAAAAAGAATCTGTATGAGTTGGCTGTAGAAGAGGGATACCCACGGTAAGCATGCACGGTCATATCAAGTTTGTTATTCCACAGTGTGAATCTAGATCAGGAAACTGGTTCACGTTTTTATTCAGCACATCTGTCCAACCTTGATTGTAtcccaaaacaataaaaaaaaaaaaaaaaaaaatctggatagAAGCCAACAAAGAATGCAagtttttacactgttaatgttacattttgaaatgagcTGGGAGACAAATTATAGATTAACACGTGAAGGGATTTGAGATTGATtgagtcattttcttttttcttaggttttcagtgtttctgttcttCCCTGCTATTTGGAAAAGAATACTATAAAGTTCTTGGCAGCTACATCTTGCTCTAAAAATGTTCTATATCACATAACATGCAATACTGACACACTGCAGTGATTCTTGTGCTTTGTCAGGATCTTATCCCTAGCCTGTAGCCCCAGTGGGACATCCTTtgtttgctctgctgctgcacatGCTGCCCGGTCAGGTAGTCTGCTGGAGGGAGCGAACCGTCCCGTTGCTCCAGTGTTAGGAAAGCTTCTCCTGTGGGACACCAAGACTGTTAAACAGCAGGTACTCAGCAAGAGTGGGCATATAAACTGAGAATAAGACTGGATATTAATGAAATAATCCTAATATTACAAACTATAATACCAACTTCGATGCAACTTTTTATATttgattataattatttttccctttgttgCAAATTTCTGTACTTCAACCCACTCTTAGCTTCAGTTTTCTCTTGAACCTGGGCCTGTGGCCATAAACTGCACAGCCTTCAATCACAATGGGAACTTGCTGGTCACTGGAGCAGCTGATGGAGTCATTCGGTTGTTTGGTAAGATAGATGAATGTATATAAAGGTTTTCATAAGAGCTTTACACCTTGTGAGGAAGAGTCACTCTTGAGGGTTGGGTAAGGTCAAGACCTGAGCGTTGCTCATTCTTCTGCTTGATCCTCAGATATGCAACACTATGAAAGTGCAATGAGCTGGAAAGCTCACGATGGGGAGGTATACAGCGTGGAGTTCAGCTATGATGAGAACACAGTTTTCAGCATTGGCGAAGATGGAAAAGTGAGTAGGAGTCACACATCTCATTCTCTAAGAGAACACAGAAGGTATACATTTCAGAACCTTTAGATAAACATAATCAGTGAAATTGGTTGGCTAGTGTAGACATTTCCTGAAAATCAGTTATAGGGGTCTTGTAAGTCTTTAGTTATTTTCTGTAAACTGAGTGGAGTTGGTGATTATACCGTAAGGTTACTATTCATTCTGAGATGAGGACTAgtgtttttgagaaaagattaaaaaaaaaaaaaaaaaagttcttaaagACGTGAGGGAATTGTTAATGACACATCTTTTTCCTCCTGATTATAAGATCTGTTTTattacctacatttattcatttagcggatgcttttctccaaaaataatataaaagtacattacatcaatGGAAAAACTTGATTAACAAgaatggaaaataaagaaaccaAATCCATTAACAGATATACACATtcatgagaaacacacacttacaAAACCATGTTTCATGTAtacctttacatttaattatttagctgatgcttttcttcaaacttgcagtgttaagctacatagaatgatttgcacatttatacatctgggtaatgcTGACTGGGGAAATTTAGCTTTAGTACTACAGTACAGGAGttgggactcgaacctgtaTCCACTGAGTGGAAGATGGCAGTTCTGTGTTattccactgtgctaccgcCTGCCCTGTTTCtgttaataaatacacaaaatcaACATTATGTCGATGAGTTTGGATAttgaatggaaatgaaatttaCTATACAACAGTTTAGTTAccttgtttttctgtgcttttttttttttgtcaatttctGTTAGCTGAATCTTGCattaaaaaacataactttaaaaaatgagaaTCCTCAGAAGTACAGACTTATTTGCTTTACAGCCAGGAAttattttttgctgcagttCATCCAGTGGAACATCCACCGTTCTGGGGTGAAGCAGTCAGAGTACTCTCTGCCCCAAGATGCCACAGGACCCTTTGTGTTGTCTGGCTACAGTGGTTACAGACAGGTACAGGTGCCCCGTGGGCGTCTGTTTGCCTTTGATTCAGAGGGACAACATGTGCTCACCTGCTCTAGCACTGGAGGCCTCATCTATAGGGTAAGATTGTCTTCAACTCTTGTAGTGCTTCTAAAATTGCATTTCCATTAATAGTTTTCTACTGCATCGCTcgcattttaattttagtgtatGAGCCTTCATTTCAGGATTCTGCAAGACAAGATGCCAAAGATGGCACAGGAGATATCCAGCCACTCACTGCTATTAGTTATATATACTGTCAGAGCCATGACATGATTTTTGGAAGTCTACTGCTTCAGCATCatgcatttactgtatgtgaaaTAAGTGATGCAGTTGTGCTTTCCTCATTGTGACTACAGGGCTCATTTGGGTTGAAGGTTATTCTTAAGCTGTGTATACTGCTAGAAATTGGTAAAAGTCTGAATTCTTACTGTTGTAAAATTTATGGTGCTTCAGTAGAGGAGCCGGCGTATTACTGTGAAC encodes the following:
- the wdr91 gene encoding WD repeat-containing protein 91; the encoded protein is MGSAVERTDDMVREYLTFRGFTSTLKLLDAEIKADKEKGFRVDKIIDQLHQFIQAYDLSALKEYWGYLDRRLFCRLEDVYRPTVNKLRTSLFRYYLVHTVQSNRIEKTQEFFHKQGLELQGHAEWRDWFILPFIQSPEQNPVFSPYFTRQWADTFLVSLHNFLSVLFQCMPHPVLLSFDAEVQRTISLQEENEQLRQMLFALQVEPRMKKDEEIVHHKLPPYVQNMDRLGDTELDLVSSQHNVSVTTQSRNFLSTLLPQGKRASGKIAQGPGSSPTQSSVGRSDTGAGQSLKAKEVPLPKESKVVSCSGGASDQPPIHSRQRRYQDHEKERKELFSKPLTQKGESTDTEPQPEGAADTPDVPSSQVQAVAEGAGLVEQPFIKLSQEEYGEHHSSIMHCRVDCSGRRVASLDVDGVIKVWSFNPMMQTKATIMSKSPLLSLEWATKPDRLLLLGSGVGTVRLYDTEAKKNLYELAVEEGYPRILSLACSPSGTSFVCSAAAHAARSGSLLEGANRPVAPVLGKLLLWDTKTVKQQLQFSLEPGPVAINCTAFNHNGNLLVTGAADGVIRLFDMQHYESAMSWKAHDGEVYSVEFSYDENTVFSIGEDGKFIQWNIHRSGVKQSEYSLPQDATGPFVLSGYSGYRQVQVPRGRLFAFDSEGQHVLTCSSTGGLIYRLNEGESGLESILSLGGHKAPVVTVDWCSAVDCGTCLTASMDGKIKLSTLLAQKS